The Anaeromyxobacter sp. nucleotide sequence GAGCTGGCCGACCGGGAGCTGGCCAGGCTGGACCAGGAAGAGCGGGGCCGCCCGTGACCGCGCTCTCCAGGCCCAGGGTGCTGTGCGTGGACGACGAGCCCATGGTGCTCGAGGGGCTGAAGCGCCACCTGGGGCGCCGCTTCGACGTGAGCCTGGCGTCGGGCGGCGGGGCCGGGCTGGTCACCATCGACCAGGAGGCGCCGTTCGCGGTGGTGGTCTCCGACATGCGCATGCCGGGCATGGACGGGGCCGCCTTCCTGGCGCGGGTGCGGGCCACCTCGCCGGACACCGTGCGGGTGCTGCTGACCGGCCACGCCGACTTCAGCTCGGCGCTGGCGGCGGTCAACGAGGGGCAGATCTTCCGCTTCCTGGTGAAGCCCTGCCCGCCCGAGACCATGCTGGCCACGCTGGACGCCGCGGCCGAGCAGCACCGCCTGCTCCACGCCGAGCGGGAGCTGCTGGAGCAGACCCTCACCGGCGCGGTCAAGGCGCTCTCCGAGGTGCTGGCGCTGGCCCACCCGCTGGCCTTCGGGCGGGCCACCCGCCTGCACCGCACCGTGGCGGCGCTGTGCACGCGCCTGCACGTGGCCGATCGCTGGCACATCGAGGTGGCGGCGCAGCTCTCCCAGCTGGGCTGCCTGCAGCTGCCGGCGGCGCTGGTGGAGAAGCTGCACCAGGGCCTGCCGCTCACCCCGGTCGAGCAGGTGCAGGCCGATCGGGTGCCGGCCCTGGCCGACCAGCTGCTGGCCAACGTCCCCAGGCTGGGGCCGGTGCGCGAGATCCTGGCCGCCCAGGGGCGTCGCTACGACGGCGCCGACGACCCGTACGCCAAGGAGAAGGGGGCCGGGCTGCCGCTGGGGGCGCGCCTGCTCCGGCTGGCGGTGGACCTCGACACCCTGGAGACCTCCGGGCTCGGGGCGGTGCAGGCGGCCGCCGCGCTGCAAGGGCGGCCGGGCCTCTACGATCCTCAGCTGCTGGCGGTGCTGGTCGAGGAGGTGGCCAGCCGGGAGGGCGCGGAGGTGCTGGAGCTGGCCCTCTGGCAGCTCAAGGCCGGGATGGTGCTGGCGGCCGACGTCACCAGCCTGGCCGGCGTGCTGCTGGTGGCCCGCGGCTTCACCGTCTCGCAGGGGCTGCTGATGCGGCTGCAGGGGCTGACGGTGGGCGTGCGCGAGCCGCTCCGCGTCGTGGTGGGCAGCCGGCCATAGGCCATCGGCCCGGTCCCGCCCCCGGTCCCGGGCGACCCGGCCCGGACGCGGGGTGCTGGGCTCATGCGTCGGTGTTGACGGAGCGTGGCTATGAACTCACGCGGGAAAAGGCTCCACTGGAGATCAAGGCGAGGAGCCGGTGCGCCGGGGGGTGCTCGATGAGGAGCGTGGTCCAGCTCGCGGCCATCGTCCTGCTGGCGCTCGGCTGCACCGAGCGGCGCGCCGCCCGGCCGCTCGAGCCGCTCACCATCGCGGTGGGCACGCTGCCCAACTTCCGCCTGGTCTACGTGGCCCAGGCCAAGGGCTACTTCGAGCGCGAGGGGCTGGCGGTCAGCCTGCAGCCCCACCCGTTCGGGAAGCTGGCCCTGGCCGCGCTGCTGGCCGGCCAGGCCGACCTGGCCGCCTGCGCCGAGACCCCGGTGGTGTTCGCCGAGCTCCGCGGGGATCGGCTCTCGGTGCTGGCGGCCCACTCCACCGCCACCAGGAACAACGCCGTGCTGGCCAGGGTGCAGGCCGGCATCACCCGCCCGGCCGACCTGGCCGGGAAGCGCATCGGCGTCACCCTGGCCACCAGCGGCGACTTCTTCCTCGACACCTTCCTCCTGCGGTACGGGGTGGACCGCGCCGGGGTGCGGCTGGTGGACCTCAAGCCGGACGAGATGGCCGGGGCGCTGGAGCGGGGCGAGGTGGACGCCGTGGCCACCTGGAGCCCGACGGTGCAGGACCTGACGCGCCGCTTCGCCGGGCAGCTGACGACCCATTACGTGGAGGACCTGCACGCCGAGGCGGCGCTGCTGGTGGGGCGGCGGGGCTTCGCCGAGCGCCGCCCCGAGGCGGCCAGGAAGGTGCTGCGCGCCCTGCTGGTGGCCGAGACGCTCTTCCGCGAGCAGCCGGCGGAGGCGCGCCGGTTGGCCGCGGCCCAGTTCGCCGAGGACCCCGCCGTCCTCGACGTCATGCTCGGCCAGTTCGACTACCGGGTGCGGCTCGACCAGAGCCTGGTGGTGCTGATGGAGGAGGAGGCCCGCTGGGCTCGGCGCATCGGCCAGGCGGGCCCCCAGGCCACCCCCAGCTTCCTCGAGGCCATCGATCCCGCGCCGCTCCTCTCGCTCAAG carries:
- a CDS encoding response regulator codes for the protein MTALSRPRVLCVDDEPMVLEGLKRHLGRRFDVSLASGGGAGLVTIDQEAPFAVVVSDMRMPGMDGAAFLARVRATSPDTVRVLLTGHADFSSALAAVNEGQIFRFLVKPCPPETMLATLDAAAEQHRLLHAERELLEQTLTGAVKALSEVLALAHPLAFGRATRLHRTVAALCTRLHVADRWHIEVAAQLSQLGCLQLPAALVEKLHQGLPLTPVEQVQADRVPALADQLLANVPRLGPVREILAAQGRRYDGADDPYAKEKGAGLPLGARLLRLAVDLDTLETSGLGAVQAAAALQGRPGLYDPQLLAVLVEEVASREGAEVLELALWQLKAGMVLAADVTSLAGVLLVARGFTVSQGLLMRLQGLTVGVREPLRVVVGSRP
- a CDS encoding NrtA/SsuA/CpmA family ABC transporter substrate-binding protein is translated as MVQLAAIVLLALGCTERRAARPLEPLTIAVGTLPNFRLVYVAQAKGYFEREGLAVSLQPHPFGKLALAALLAGQADLAACAETPVVFAELRGDRLSVLAAHSTATRNNAVLARVQAGITRPADLAGKRIGVTLATSGDFFLDTFLLRYGVDRAGVRLVDLKPDEMAGALERGEVDAVATWSPTVQDLTRRFAGQLTTHYVEDLHAEAALLVGRRGFAERRPEAARKVLRALLVAETLFREQPAEARRLAAAQFAEDPAVLDVMLGQFDYRVRLDQSLVVLMEEEARWARRIGQAGPQATPSFLEAIDPAPLLSLKPEAVGLIR